From Trichoderma atroviride chromosome 1, complete sequence, one genomic window encodes:
- a CDS encoding uncharacterized protein (EggNog:ENOG41): MSRALAAVKSLDHLVLTCASIPRTVSWYTKYLGMKQDVFTPPATPDTQRVALKFGTQKINLHERGKEFEPKASTALPGTADLCFLVEEGVDLDEVREGFERDGVEVLEGGKVVARTGGGGDD; the protein is encoded by the coding sequence ATGTCTCGCGCCCTCGCAGCCGTCAAGTCCCTCGACCACCTTGTCCTAACCTGCGCCTCCATCCCGCGAACCGTCTCCTGGTACACAAAGTACCTCGGCATGAAGCAAGACGTCTTCACGCCGCCCGCCACTCCAGACACGCAGCGCGTGGCCCTGAAATTCGGCACGCAAAAGATTAACCTGCACGAAAGGGGCAAGGAGTTTGAGCCCAAGGCGTCGACTGCGCTGCCTGGCACGGCGGATCTGTGCTTCTTGGTGGAGGAGGGCGTGGATTTGGATGAGGTGAGGGAGGGCTTTGAGAGGGATGGCGTGGAGGTTTTGGAGGGGGGGAAGGTTGTTGCGAGGACGGGGGGCGGTGGGGACGATTAG